A genomic stretch from Lathyrus oleraceus cultivar Zhongwan6 chromosome 2, CAAS_Psat_ZW6_1.0, whole genome shotgun sequence includes:
- the LOC127123471 gene encoding uncharacterized protein LOC127123471 — protein MVTCYNYGEPEHITTHFPKPKQALTRRNRFTLMGTQTSSDDRLIRGICYINNTPLIAIIDTGVTHSFIVADCVKRLSLVVSSMNGEMIIVTPPKGSVTTTSVCLNCPLLIFDKDFGVDLICLPLENLDVILGMSWLEFNRVHINCYNKSVQFLTPGEEEEVGSLYTRELNELLEKEAQVFTLFATLSAKSQVVIDELKIMQDFPEVFQDDISDVPP, from the coding sequence ATGGTAACTTGCTACAACTACGGTGAACCAGAACATATCACCACTCATTTCCCGAAGCCTAAGCAAGCTTTAACTAGACGAAATAGGTTCACTCTGATGGGGACTCAGACTTCCAGTGACGACAGGTTGATCAGAGGTATATGTTATATTAATAATACGCCTTTGATTGCTATTATCGATACTGGTGTTACTCATTCTTTTATTGTTGCTGACTGTGTGAAAAGGCTAAGCCTTGTTGTGTCTTCTATGAATGGAGAAATGATTATCGTAACTCCTCCTAAGGGTTCggtgactactacttcagtttgtttaaattgtcctcTATTAATCTTTGATAAGGATTTTGGAGTTGATCTTATTTGCTTGCCATTGGAGAATCTCGATGTTATCTTGGGGATGAGCTGGTTGGAGTTCAATCGTGTTCATATCAATTGTTATAACAAGTCGGTGCAGTTTCTTACTCCTggtgaggaggaagaagttggTTCCTTATATACTAGAGAGTTGAATGAGCTTTTGGAAAAGGAAGCTCAGGTGTTTACGTTGTTCGCAACGTTATCTGCTAAGAGTCAGGTGGTGATTGATGAATTGAAGATAATGCAGGATTTTCCAGAGGTGTTTCAAGATGACATTTCAGATGTACCGCCATAG
- the LOC127119787 gene encoding uncharacterized protein LOC127119787: MGCMVSQLASKFAFFPPSPPTYQLKTRDDGKLTVVSTASPIPHPDDNSLDVLLVDTKHGNKIVAFYLKNPYARLTLLYSHGNAADLGQLYDLFVQLKVNLRVNLMGYDYSGYGASTGKPSESSTYADIEAIYECLETEYGVGQEDVILYGQSVGSGPTLHLAAKLPRLRGVVLHSGILSGLRVLCHVKFSFCFDIYKNINKIKKVKCPVLVIHGTEDDVVNWLHGNRLWKMASESYEPLWIKGGGHCNLELYPDYIRHLCKYIQEMENMTTEKRLKKIRQNLDSQSKSNACSACTCRGIKCCCSFKCKLPKCSGCCSCINFSLSINCPDCCCKPSCFKCCRLPKLTNCFGPSCCTVCSRPSCCCPKCSLPCCYPKCGRPSCCMSCFCWQCFMGKHNGRNGKQRG; encoded by the exons ATGGGGTGCATGGTGTCTCAGTTAGCTTCAAAGTTTGCTTTTTTTCCGCCTTCACCGCCAACTTATCAGCTCAAAACCCGTGACGACGGTAAGCTCACGGTGGTTTCCACGGCGTCTCCGATTCCTCATCCTGATGATAACTCATTGGATGTTCTTCTTGTTGACACAAAACATGGAAATAAGATAGTTGCTTTTTATCTTAAGAACCCTTATGCACGGTTAACTCTGCTTTACTCTCATGGCAATGCTGCTGATTTGGGTCAACTTTATGATCTCTTTGTTCAACTCAAAGTTAATCTTAGAGTTAATCTCATGGG ATATGACTACTCTGGATATGGAGCCTCTACCGGAAAG CCAAGTGAATCCAGCACATATGCTGACATAGAGGCGATATACGAATGCCTTGAAACCGAATATGGTGTTGGTCAGGAAGACGTGATCTTATACGGGCAATCAGTTGGAAGTGGACCGACATTGCATCTGGCAGCTAAATTACCTAGGCTGAGAGGCGTGGTTCTACACAGCGGCATTCTTTCTGGTCTCCGAGTTCTCTGTCATGTGAAATTCTCTTTTTGCTTTGACATTTATAAG AATATCAACAAAATAAAGAAGGTCAAGTGTCCTGTACTAGTAATACAT GGTACAGAAGACGACGTGGTCAATTGGTTACATGGTAACCGATTATGGAAAATGGCAAGCGAGTCGTACGAACCATTGTGGATTAAAGGAGGCGGTCACTGCAACTTGGAGCTTTACCCTGATTACATACGCCACCTATGCAAATATATCCAAGAAATGGAGAACATGACAACCGAAAAGCGCCTCAAAAAAATCCGACAAAATCTGGACTCACAATCAAAATCAAACGCCTGTTCCGCATGTACATGCCGCGGAATTAAGTGTTGCTGTAGCTTCAAATGCAAGTTACCTAAATGCTCTGGCTGCTGCAGCTGCATAAATTTCTCCTTGTCTATCAACTGTCCTGATTGTTGCTGTAAACCAAGCTGCTTCAAGTGTTGTCGCTTACCGAAGTTAACAAATTGTTTCGGGCCATCATGCTGCACAGTATGCTCAAGGCCTAGTTGCTGTTGTCCAAAATGTTCATTGCCTTGTTGTTATCCTAAGTGTGGAAGACCAAGTTGTTGCATGAGTTGTTTCTGTTGGCAATGTTTTATGGGAAAACACAATGGAAGAAATGGAAAACAAAGAGGCTAA